The proteins below come from a single Thermotoga sp. KOL6 genomic window:
- a CDS encoding PfkB family carbohydrate kinase, with protein METNEILKGFENLKILVVGDFFLDKYYIYDPKLGEPSLETGITPIVVTEYEPSPGAAGNVAKNMAMLGAKVYVLGIIGDDEEGRVLLDCLKNLNIETSHMIVSPQRVTRFYTKFFNSETMKEDKPRIDRYDFFPITKDEEDMLIERLNFLMDEVDSVLLIDQYETGKFRTFSVRVINHLRDLKRKYPKKLFIADSRKKATDFLDFCMIKCNIKELSNIAKEIFDETVEETCKVAPVLCSQVYGKKLFEKFKNPIVITLSNEGAVGINEKGCLFRMPSKKVNVIDVCGAGDAFTSCFVLNFLQSRDFQKALDLGINCGSICVQQPRTGKITWNILLDNYEKVPFVSLKNENTVVLNFERLKKKNVKVALFDFDGTISLLRRGWESVMKEVMVESIMGNRKIPDALYRDISDRVDNLINRSTGVRTSIQMKVLEKLVRGYGLVPEKEILPFPEYKKIYTKRLKEIVKKRMREITNGKKKKQDYLVEGIIDFLRLLKNKGIKLFLASGTDKSDVVEEAKFLEVYDYFDSLEEKVNERKEISKREIIERIVNEFNLNEGELLVVGDGPVEIMIGWKYKALTLGVACDEYKRNTWDMKKVERLLRAKADVIIPNYSICFEDIKSLIFGR; from the coding sequence ATGGAAACAAACGAAATCTTGAAAGGATTTGAAAACCTGAAAATACTCGTTGTGGGAGATTTCTTTCTGGACAAGTATTATATTTACGATCCAAAACTTGGGGAACCAAGCTTGGAAACCGGTATAACTCCAATCGTGGTTACGGAATATGAACCATCTCCAGGAGCTGCAGGAAACGTTGCAAAAAATATGGCCATGCTAGGGGCAAAAGTTTATGTGCTGGGGATAATTGGTGATGATGAAGAAGGGAGAGTCTTGCTCGACTGCTTGAAAAATCTGAATATCGAAACTTCTCATATGATCGTATCACCCCAAAGAGTGACTAGATTTTACACAAAATTCTTCAATTCCGAAACCATGAAAGAAGATAAGCCAAGGATTGACAGGTATGATTTCTTTCCTATCACAAAAGATGAAGAAGATATGTTGATAGAAAGATTAAATTTTTTGATGGATGAAGTAGATTCGGTATTGTTGATAGATCAATATGAGACTGGTAAATTTAGAACATTCAGTGTTAGGGTCATAAACCATCTGCGTGATCTTAAAAGAAAATATCCAAAAAAGCTTTTCATAGCCGATTCAAGAAAGAAGGCAACAGATTTTTTGGATTTTTGTATGATCAAATGTAACATTAAGGAATTATCCAACATAGCCAAAGAAATTTTTGATGAAACTGTTGAAGAAACGTGTAAAGTGGCTCCAGTACTCTGTTCCCAAGTGTATGGTAAAAAACTGTTTGAAAAATTCAAAAACCCTATCGTGATCACCTTGTCAAATGAAGGAGCAGTTGGTATCAATGAAAAGGGTTGTCTTTTCAGAATGCCTTCCAAAAAGGTAAATGTTATCGATGTTTGCGGAGCAGGAGACGCTTTTACCAGTTGTTTCGTTTTAAACTTTCTGCAAAGTCGTGATTTTCAAAAAGCATTGGATTTGGGAATCAATTGTGGAAGTATTTGCGTTCAACAGCCGAGGACGGGGAAAATCACATGGAATATCTTGCTGGACAATTATGAGAAAGTTCCGTTTGTTTCCCTCAAAAATGAAAACACAGTTGTGCTGAATTTTGAAAGACTGAAGAAGAAAAATGTAAAAGTAGCTCTTTTCGATTTTGATGGAACAATTTCTTTATTGAGACGAGGATGGGAAAGCGTTATGAAAGAAGTTATGGTGGAATCAATTATGGGTAATAGGAAAATACCTGATGCTCTTTATCGAGATATATCAGATAGAGTGGACAATTTAATAAATAGAAGCACTGGTGTTAGAACCTCTATTCAAATGAAAGTCCTGGAAAAGCTTGTTCGAGGATATGGTTTGGTTCCAGAAAAGGAAATATTGCCTTTTCCCGAGTACAAGAAAATCTACACGAAAAGATTGAAAGAAATTGTGAAAAAAAGGATGCGGGAAATCACTAATGGAAAGAAGAAAAAACAAGACTATTTAGTAGAAGGCATCATAGATTTTCTAAGATTGTTAAAGAACAAAGGCATTAAGTTGTTTCTTGCTTCTGGAACAGATAAATCGGATGTTGTAGAAGAAGCGAAATTCCTAGAAGTTTATGATTATTTCGATTCTTTAGAGGAAAAGGTGAATGAGAGGAAAGAAATCTCTAAAAGGGAAATTATAGAAAGGATAGTAAACGAATTTAATCTTAATGAGGGAGAACTCCTTGTAGTCGGAGATGGCCCTGTTGAAATTATGATTGGATGGAAGTACAAGGCTTTAACATTAGGTGTTGCTTGTGATGAATACAAGAGAAATACATGGGATATGAAAAAGGTTGAAAGACTTTTAAGAGCGAAAGCAGATGTGATAATACCGAATTATTCGATATGTTTTGAAGACATAAAATCTCTAATTTTTGGGCGGTGA
- a CDS encoding D-sedoheptulose 7-phosphate isomerase, which produces MDEKRIREIFLESSEIKRKFAEEFAGMILEVARRIVEKVKSGGKVILMGNGGSACDAQHIALELVGKFYKVRNPIPAICLNANGALLTEIGNDFGFENTFVRQIEAFATEKDVVVGISTSGKSQNVIRALERAKEIGALTIGFTGEIGKSMKKYCDYLFVVPSSDTPRIQETHITLGHVLAQIVEELMGG; this is translated from the coding sequence ATGGATGAGAAGAGGATCAGAGAGATATTTCTTGAAAGTTCTGAGATCAAAAGAAAATTTGCCGAGGAATTTGCCGGTATGATACTGGAAGTTGCCCGGAGAATTGTTGAAAAAGTGAAATCTGGAGGAAAAGTTATCCTCATGGGTAACGGTGGAAGCGCATGTGATGCTCAACATATAGCGTTAGAACTGGTTGGGAAATTTTACAAAGTAAGAAATCCAATACCTGCTATTTGTTTAAATGCTAACGGGGCTTTGCTTACAGAGATTGGAAACGATTTTGGTTTTGAAAACACATTTGTGAGACAAATAGAAGCTTTCGCAACCGAAAAAGACGTTGTTGTGGGAATAAGTACAAGTGGGAAATCCCAGAACGTTATCAGAGCTCTTGAAAGGGCAAAGGAAATAGGGGCTTTGACAATCGGTTTCACGGGGGAAATAGGAAAATCCATGAAGAAATACTGTGATTATCTCTTCGTAGTTCCAAGTTCTGATACCCCACGGATTCAAGAAACCCATATAACTTTAGGACACGTTTTGGCTCAAATTGTGGAAGAACTCATGGGAGGTTGA
- a CDS encoding ROK family protein has translation MFIGFDIGGTKTSVIVGNEKLEILEKVTFQTNPEKGFKNFLERLLRKAKDIVKGYGIDAIGVSIGGPLDAEKGVIFNPPHLPWGEVNLKGVLEKIFKCPVKVEHDAKACALAEWKYGAGRGCKNMIFLTLGTGLGAGLIIDGKLYRGATGFAGEVGHIRVAEKGPIVYGKEGSWESFCSGKGIAKLAHFMFPEIFEENVTTKEIADQAFKGNKYAIEVLKESGKYLGIGIAILIDIFNPDAIVLGNLSWRLPQIWLEKAFEVVEKEALSNSRKVCRIVRSELKDRLGDIAALLIAQFAWKNIEY, from the coding sequence TCGTTGGTAATGAAAAACTCGAGATACTTGAGAAAGTAACCTTTCAAACCAACCCAGAGAAAGGTTTTAAAAATTTCCTTGAACGGTTATTACGTAAAGCTAAAGATATAGTAAAAGGATACGGAATAGACGCCATAGGTGTTTCTATAGGGGGACCTCTTGACGCTGAAAAGGGGGTTATCTTTAATCCTCCACATCTTCCGTGGGGGGAGGTTAATTTAAAAGGAGTTTTGGAGAAGATCTTTAAGTGCCCTGTAAAAGTGGAACATGATGCCAAAGCCTGTGCTCTTGCAGAGTGGAAATATGGAGCCGGACGAGGTTGTAAAAACATGATATTTCTTACCCTTGGAACGGGACTTGGAGCAGGATTGATCATAGACGGGAAACTTTACAGAGGAGCAACAGGCTTTGCAGGTGAGGTTGGACACATTCGTGTAGCAGAGAAAGGCCCCATTGTTTATGGAAAAGAGGGATCCTGGGAATCCTTCTGCAGCGGAAAAGGTATAGCGAAGCTTGCTCATTTCATGTTTCCAGAAATTTTCGAAGAGAATGTGACCACCAAAGAGATAGCAGATCAAGCTTTCAAGGGAAATAAGTATGCAATAGAAGTTTTAAAAGAAAGTGGAAAATACCTTGGTATCGGTATTGCCATTCTTATAGATATTTTTAATCCTGATGCCATAGTTCTTGGAAATCTGAGTTGGAGACTTCCACAAATTTGGTTAGAAAAGGCTTTTGAAGTTGTAGAGAAAGAAGCTTTGTCAAATTCAAGGAAAGTTTGCAGGATCGTTCGTAGCGAACTGAAGGATAGATTGGGGGACATAGCAGCTCTCTTAATTGCGCAATTTGCTTGGAAGAACATCGAATATTGA